One part of the Acetoanaerobium sticklandii genome encodes these proteins:
- a CDS encoding ATP-grasp domain-containing protein, with translation MILGGGSCQVNAINKAKEFGHEVIVADYLDNPPGREIADTFVKASTFDYGRCLEEAKKLNINGIMTLGTDQPVLTCAKVSEELGLPFCIDVETAVNVTNKSKMKQIFEKNNIPTAKFRFISKNFMEEELSNLNPPYVIKPIDSQGQRGVYKLNTIEEIKTDIDSVLTFSRDNIALIEEYYESDEITVSGWVYNKKLKILTITDRNTFSSGKHIGICKSHVFPSKYYDKYYKEIHDISERITTAFNIENGPIYYQLLIGNRGIIVNEIAARIGGAYEDIFIPIITGVDFLDFLIKSSLGEEIDISKIENYDIDKNKEFLKVIMLFAKPGLINKMTDINEILSINGVLSAGYNYKDGDILGDIQDARLRVGYVVIKGDNKASLDENIDKVLSKLKIYNEHNENILLDLEN, from the coding sequence ATGATATTAGGAGGAGGCTCATGCCAAGTCAATGCAATAAATAAAGCAAAAGAATTTGGTCATGAAGTTATTGTAGCTGATTATCTTGATAATCCACCAGGCAGAGAAATTGCAGATACTTTTGTTAAAGCGAGCACTTTTGATTATGGCAGATGCTTAGAGGAAGCGAAAAAACTTAATATAAATGGAATAATGACATTAGGTACGGATCAGCCAGTTTTGACTTGCGCAAAAGTTTCTGAAGAATTAGGGTTACCTTTTTGTATTGATGTAGAAACGGCAGTAAACGTTACTAACAAAAGTAAAATGAAACAAATATTTGAAAAAAATAATATACCAACTGCAAAATTCAGATTTATAAGTAAAAATTTTATGGAGGAAGAATTAAGTAATTTAAATCCTCCCTACGTTATAAAACCCATTGATAGTCAAGGACAAAGAGGAGTGTACAAATTAAATACTATAGAGGAAATAAAGACTGATATCGACTCAGTGTTGACATTTTCAAGAGATAATATAGCACTCATTGAAGAGTATTATGAATCAGACGAGATTACTGTAAGTGGGTGGGTCTATAATAAAAAGCTGAAAATACTTACTATAACAGATAGAAATACTTTTAGCTCAGGTAAACATATAGGTATATGCAAGAGCCATGTTTTTCCTTCTAAATATTATGATAAATATTATAAAGAAATACATGATATAAGTGAAAGAATAACAACAGCATTTAATATTGAAAATGGACCTATTTATTATCAACTGTTAATTGGAAATAGGGGAATAATTGTAAATGAAATCGCTGCGAGAATAGGAGGGGCTTATGAAGATATTTTTATTCCGATAATAACTGGAGTCGACTTTTTAGATTTTCTGATTAAATCGAGCCTTGGAGAAGAAATCGATATTTCTAAAATTGAGAACTATGATATAGATAAAAACAAAGAGTTTCTAAAGGTTATTATGTTATTTGCAAAGCCAGGTTTAATAAATAAAATGACTGATATAAATGAAATCTTATCAATAAATGGGGTTTTATCAGCTGGATATAATTATAAGGATGGAGATATACTTGGAGACATTCAAGACGCTAGACTTAGAGTTGGCTATGTAGTTATAAAAGGAGATAATAAAGCTAGCCTAGATGAAAATATTGATAAAGTTTTAAGTAAACTAAAAATATATAATGAACACAATGAAAATATTCTACTTGATTTAGAAAATTAA
- a CDS encoding FAD-dependent oxidoreductase has protein sequence MNKKVESYDVVVIGGGAAALTAAIYCGRARLNTLVIEKSLVGGLATYTNEIENYPGFPEGTTGLGLMDNFHKQAKKFGVKFKLTDVKSVDLEGEIKKVETFRNIFEAKVVIVASGGKPRLTGAKNEELFLYDKGISFCATCDAASNTDKTVLVIGSGDAAIEEGMFLTKFAKKVIVSVMHDTGKMDCNEIAKNEALQNSKMDFKWNTVVDSFEGDERLTRVNLRNVKTNEIIPIDVDSCFLFIGYIPNTEIFKGILDMNKNGYMLTNEKMETNIEGVFAAGDVRDKFLKQVATAVGDGAIAGYAAEKYLAESETFHTQIMSKDLPGVVYIWNAVDEKCRELLPIIDNFEAKYKDKVKVTKVDIYKSTGLANRLGVTTFPALVATRDGKISKIIKEIDNEQDIEAAFI, from the coding sequence ATGAATAAAAAAGTTGAATCATATGATGTAGTAGTTATAGGTGGTGGAGCTGCTGCACTTACAGCTGCAATCTATTGCGGCAGAGCTAGATTAAACACTCTAGTAATAGAAAAATCTTTAGTAGGTGGACTTGCTACATATACAAATGAAATTGAAAACTATCCTGGGTTTCCAGAAGGAACAACAGGTCTAGGTTTAATGGACAACTTTCATAAGCAAGCAAAGAAATTTGGAGTAAAATTCAAGCTTACAGATGTAAAATCTGTTGATTTAGAAGGCGAAATAAAAAAAGTAGAAACATTTAGAAATATATTCGAGGCTAAAGTCGTTATAGTTGCTTCAGGCGGAAAACCTAGATTAACTGGAGCTAAAAATGAGGAGCTTTTCCTATATGATAAAGGAATTTCATTTTGTGCTACTTGCGACGCTGCTTCAAATACAGATAAAACAGTATTAGTAATTGGTAGTGGAGATGCTGCTATTGAAGAGGGTATGTTTTTAACTAAGTTCGCTAAAAAAGTTATCGTTTCTGTAATGCATGATACAGGTAAGATGGACTGTAACGAAATAGCAAAAAATGAAGCTCTTCAAAACTCAAAAATGGATTTCAAATGGAATACAGTAGTTGATAGTTTTGAAGGTGATGAAAGACTAACTAGAGTAAACTTAAGAAATGTTAAAACTAATGAAATTATTCCTATAGATGTAGATTCTTGTTTCTTATTCATTGGATATATTCCTAACACAGAAATATTCAAAGGTATTCTTGATATGAATAAGAATGGTTATATGCTTACAAATGAAAAAATGGAAACTAATATCGAAGGCGTTTTTGCTGCTGGTGATGTTAGAGATAAATTCCTTAAGCAGGTTGCAACAGCAGTTGGTGATGGCGCTATTGCTGGTTACGCAGCAGAAAAATATCTTGCAGAAAGCGAGACCTTCCACACTCAAATCATGAGCAAAGACCTTCCAGGCGTAGTTTATATTTGGAATGCTGTTGATGAAAAATGTAGAGAGCTTCTTCCAATAATAGACAACTTTGAAGCAAAATATAAAGACAAAGTTAAAGTGACAAAAGTAGATATATATAAATCAACCGGTCTTGCTAACAGACTTGGAGTTACTACTTTCCCTGCTCTTGTTGCTACTAGAGATGGTAAAATATCTAAAATCATCAAAGAAATAGATAATGAGCAAGATATAGAAGCAGCATTTATTTAA
- the rffA gene encoding dTDP-4-amino-4,6-dideoxygalactose transaminase, which produces MEIPFHKEYHFEQELEYVKDAFDIGVTASDGKYTSKAKALLKDKFGFQEVYMTTSATHALEMAALILDFKQGDEVILASFNFPSAANCIVLRGATPVFVDLDPKTMNISPKEIEKNISSKTKAIIVMHYAGIACDMDKIMEISKKYKLPVIEDAAQALGSKFYDKNLGSMGDMACISFHSTKNVIAGEAGCLIINRKDKEWLKKAEIIRQKGTNRQDLINGKVSKYEWVDQGSSYCPSEILMAVLCSQLENFDRINSNRKKLAGVYLERLNKKKYKNYFRPMILPEYANSNNHIFYIITKNKIIRDELQIFLKKHNIGSAFHFIPLHNSIMGKKYGFDCNKLKYTDNLSQRLLRLPLYNSISEKEINYVCDYIDNFVGEQIL; this is translated from the coding sequence ATGGAAATACCTTTTCATAAGGAATATCACTTTGAACAAGAACTAGAATATGTTAAAGATGCCTTTGATATTGGAGTTACAGCTTCAGATGGAAAATATACAAGCAAGGCAAAAGCTTTATTAAAAGATAAATTTGGGTTTCAAGAAGTATATATGACAACCTCAGCTACTCATGCTCTGGAAATGGCGGCACTTATACTTGATTTTAAGCAAGGAGATGAGGTTATATTGGCTTCATTTAATTTCCCATCGGCAGCTAATTGCATAGTATTAAGAGGAGCTACTCCTGTTTTTGTTGATTTGGATCCAAAAACCATGAATATATCTCCTAAGGAAATTGAAAAAAATATCTCTAGTAAGACAAAGGCAATTATAGTTATGCATTATGCAGGAATAGCCTGCGATATGGATAAAATTATGGAAATATCAAAAAAATATAAACTACCTGTTATTGAAGATGCGGCTCAAGCATTAGGTTCAAAATTTTATGATAAAAATCTAGGAAGCATGGGGGATATGGCATGCATTAGCTTTCATAGTACCAAGAATGTCATAGCAGGAGAAGCAGGATGTTTAATTATAAATAGAAAAGATAAAGAGTGGCTAAAAAAAGCTGAAATTATAAGACAAAAAGGGACAAATAGACAAGATTTAATTAATGGAAAGGTGTCGAAATATGAGTGGGTAGATCAAGGATCAAGTTATTGTCCATCAGAAATTCTGATGGCAGTTTTGTGTAGTCAACTTGAAAACTTTGATAGAATAAATAGTAACAGAAAAAAACTTGCTGGCGTATATTTAGAAAGATTGAATAAAAAGAAATATAAAAACTATTTTAGACCTATGATTTTACCTGAGTATGCAAATTCCAATAATCATATTTTTTATATAATTACAAAGAACAAAATTATTAGAGATGAACTTCAGATTTTTTTAAAAAAACATAATATAGGTTCAGCTTTTCATTTTATTCCGCTACATAATTCAATTATGGGGAAAAAATATGGTTTTGATTGTAATAAGCTAAAGTATACTGATAATCTAAGCCAGCGCTTACTAAGGCTTCCGTTGTATAATTCTATTTCTGAGAAAGAGATTAATTATGTTTGTGATTATATAGATAATTTTGTTGGAGAACAGATACTATGA
- a CDS encoding YeeE/YedE thiosulfate transporter family protein — translation MDIKNNKYYKLWFKDPMTYVMGAVLLSVFQIITFAVTGNPWGVSGPFANWGAWVFELFGGSVDSWSYFSTKSAQATLKAGFLNDPGSIRNLGVIVGALFSTLMASQFKFKKIKSKKQVIAAVLGGFLMGYGARLAYGCNIGAFYSGIASLSLSGWVFGIALFIGAFLGSKLLVKYFM, via the coding sequence TTGGATATAAAGAATAATAAATACTATAAATTATGGTTTAAGGATCCAATGACTTATGTTATGGGCGCTGTATTACTTTCAGTTTTTCAAATAATAACCTTTGCTGTTACTGGTAACCCATGGGGTGTTAGTGGACCATTTGCAAATTGGGGCGCTTGGGTATTTGAATTATTTGGTGGAAGTGTGGATAGCTGGAGCTATTTTAGTACAAAAAGTGCTCAAGCAACTTTAAAAGCTGGATTTTTAAATGATCCAGGGTCAATAAGAAATTTAGGTGTAATTGTTGGAGCACTTTTTTCTACGCTAATGGCATCTCAGTTTAAATTCAAAAAAATAAAAAGTAAGAAACAAGTAATAGCTGCCGTTCTAGGAGGATTTTTGATGGGTTATGGCGCTAGACTAGCTTATGGATGTAATATAGGAGCATTCTATAGTGGTATTGCTTCCCTATCATTATCTGGATGGGTATTTGGAATAGCGCTTTTCATAGGAGCTTTTTTAGGTAGCAAACTTTTAGTAAAATACTTCATGTAG
- a CDS encoding glycosyltransferase family 2 protein codes for MKSKISIVVPVYNSSLTLMSLFKEIYSEFLNKNKDFEVIFVNDSSKDESLDVLNKIYSEYPDKTTVISLKKNYGQQNAILCGLRYCEHDLVVTMDDDLQNPVSEIFKMEERLNQGFDAVYGVAKHKQHSLYRNLGSKLTNITFNVLIGKPKHIKIGSFRVIRKNIIDEIIKTDKNFIYISALLFKRTRNITYIDVSHRRREVGKSNYNIRKLARLYINLVIYYSRLNFDTYINKRPQYEIDFIKLRRKNS; via the coding sequence ATGAAATCCAAAATATCAATTGTAGTTCCTGTTTATAATAGTAGCTTAACTTTGATGAGTTTATTTAAAGAAATATATAGTGAGTTTTTAAATAAAAATAAAGACTTTGAAGTGATATTTGTTAATGATTCAAGCAAAGATGAAAGTTTAGATGTACTGAATAAAATCTACAGCGAATATCCAGATAAAACAACTGTAATTTCATTAAAGAAAAATTATGGACAACAAAATGCAATTTTGTGTGGGCTTAGATACTGTGAGCATGATTTAGTTGTTACTATGGATGATGATTTGCAAAATCCAGTATCTGAGATTTTTAAAATGGAAGAAAGACTCAACCAAGGCTTCGATGCAGTTTATGGTGTTGCTAAGCATAAGCAACATAGTTTATATAGAAATTTAGGTAGTAAATTGACAAATATTACATTTAATGTACTTATTGGAAAACCAAAACATATAAAAATAGGAAGTTTTAGAGTAATAAGAAAAAATATCATAGACGAAATAATAAAAACAGATAAAAACTTTATTTATATATCAGCTTTATTATTTAAAAGAACTAGAAATATAACATATATAGATGTAAGTCATAGACGAAGAGAAGTGGGGAAATCAAATTATAATATAAGAAAATTAGCTAGGCTTTATATAAATTTAGTTATTTATTATAGCAGATTAAATTTTGATACTTATATCAATAAAAGACCTCAGTATGAAATAGATTTTATCAAATTAAGGAGGAAAAACTCTTGA
- a CDS encoding sulfurtransferase TusA family protein has translation MKEVILDCLGEACPIPLVKAENAMKELSAGDVLIVQIDHSCAMKNVPEWARKEGHNVEIEEVDDGEWEVIIEKA, from the coding sequence ATGAAAGAAGTAATATTAGATTGTCTAGGCGAGGCTTGTCCAATTCCACTAGTTAAAGCAGAAAATGCTATGAAAGAGTTATCTGCTGGTGATGTACTTATAGTACAAATCGACCACAGCTGTGCAATGAAAAACGTACCTGAGTGGGCAAGAAAAGAAGGACATAATGTAGAAATCGAAGAAGTAGACGACGGTGAGTGGGAAGTAATAATAGAAAAGGCATAA
- a CDS encoding YeeE/YedE thiosulfate transporter family protein, whose product MSEINSTETSASSRRSSRASSSSRRKPKKNQIPFGIGIFFFIVLFGIYLSTKSSSLAFFWITGNAFGFILQKSRFCFTASMRDPLLTGSTSVTRAVMVALAIATLGFTAIKYGAHINGLPIPGQGYIVPISFATIVGGVIFGIGMVIAGGCASGTLMRVGEGFQMQMLSLVFFVIGSLVGANNFGWWHKVFISKGPSVFLPDIFGWAGALVVQLLIIAGVYILADKWENKKTNEAN is encoded by the coding sequence ATGTCTGAAATTAATTCTACAGAAACTTCTGCTTCTTCAAGAAGAAGTAGTAGAGCTTCATCTAGCTCACGCAGAAAACCTAAGAAGAATCAGATTCCCTTTGGAATAGGAATTTTTTTCTTCATTGTATTGTTTGGTATTTATCTATCAACAAAATCTAGTAGTTTAGCTTTCTTTTGGATTACGGGTAATGCTTTTGGATTTATACTTCAAAAATCAAGATTTTGCTTTACAGCTTCCATGAGAGACCCACTTTTAACCGGAAGCACTAGTGTTACTAGAGCTGTAATGGTAGCTTTAGCAATTGCTACTCTTGGATTTACAGCAATAAAATACGGAGCACATATAAACGGGCTTCCTATTCCTGGTCAAGGTTACATAGTACCAATAAGCTTTGCAACTATAGTTGGCGGAGTAATTTTCGGTATAGGTATGGTTATAGCAGGAGGTTGTGCTTCTGGAACTCTAATGAGAGTTGGAGAAGGATTTCAAATGCAAATGCTATCATTAGTATTCTTTGTAATAGGTTCTTTGGTTGGTGCAAATAATTTTGGCTGGTGGCATAAAGTATTTATTTCTAAAGGACCATCAGTTTTCCTTCCAGATATTTTCGGCTGGGCCGGGGCCTTAGTTGTACAGTTACTTATTATTGCAGGTGTGTATATTTTAGCTGATAAATGGGAAAATAAAAAAACCAATGAAGCTAATTAA
- a CDS encoding sulfurtransferase TusA family protein, which translates to MIEIDCLGDMCPVPILKLKDAIKTASANQTIKLITDHSCVLENIKDILQKSPYTFYFDEVITGVWEIFVEVN; encoded by the coding sequence ATGATAGAGATTGATTGTCTAGGTGATATGTGTCCAGTTCCAATCCTTAAACTTAAAGACGCAATTAAAACTGCTTCTGCTAACCAAACTATAAAATTAATCACTGACCATAGCTGCGTTTTAGAAAATATAAAAGATATTCTTCAAAAATCCCCCTACACTTTCTATTTTGATGAAGTTATAACTGGTGTATGGGAAATTTTTGTAGAGGTAAATTAA
- a CDS encoding molybdopterin-dependent oxidoreductase: MEFKRACTLDCFDLCTYVAKVDENKVVSIKPDKNHPYTKGFMCSKGMKHLDRLYDKNRLKTPLLKVDGKFEEISFEEAVNIFADKITKYTSQYGSTSILRYSESGDSSVMKSIAWEHFFNYLGGITTSKGGTCWAAGMEAQKCDFGGALGHSLEDLLNSNAVILWGRNPANTSVHLMKAVLDAQKNGATIITIDPISTETAKKSDYHIKPKPGSDDALAIGIIKKLLFKDKLDYQYIDKYSHKANEFIDYIKSIDMKIIYDRTSLSEETFDFLADIYINSPCATYIGYGMQKYNNGGNSVRLIDALCFLSKNIGVEGAGANYANRIYPLLLNLDPFKSEKYKKNEREFFVNEFADFIKAQVEEPVKMAIISTANPMSQFADVLKSHQAFISIDFTVTFDMFMTDTANLSDLVIPCSNTLETEDLIYSSMNSPYLNYNAKVVEPDNILMDEFEFIKAVSKLIGIDFSDIPKEDYINAVIESVKSQGVTLESLKNDYVNLQASSVPYKDLIFQTPSMKYEFYSERAKAWGYPMAMLQKNTELAKYPYRLITPHRKDSLFSQHLFDYEGIPVVYISEKIANEKELKNEDIVIVRNDKGSIEAKVRVQGDDEVVYIYTGYHQKHGNPNILTSSESSDIGGQVSYHETFIDIEMKK, translated from the coding sequence ATGGAGTTTAAACGTGCTTGTACTTTAGATTGTTTTGATTTATGTACATATGTGGCTAAAGTAGACGAAAATAAAGTAGTCTCTATAAAACCAGATAAAAATCATCCTTACACTAAAGGGTTTATGTGTTCGAAAGGGATGAAGCACTTAGATAGACTTTATGATAAGAATAGATTAAAAACGCCTTTATTAAAGGTAGATGGGAAATTTGAAGAAATCTCATTTGAAGAAGCTGTTAATATTTTTGCTGATAAAATAACAAAATATACATCGCAGTATGGCTCCACATCGATTTTAAGATATAGCGAATCAGGAGATTCGTCAGTTATGAAAAGCATAGCTTGGGAGCATTTTTTTAATTACTTAGGAGGAATAACTACTTCTAAAGGAGGGACCTGCTGGGCAGCTGGAATGGAAGCTCAGAAATGTGATTTTGGAGGAGCTTTAGGTCATTCGTTAGAAGATTTATTAAACTCAAATGCTGTAATTTTGTGGGGGAGAAATCCTGCTAATACATCGGTTCATTTAATGAAAGCTGTGTTAGATGCACAAAAAAATGGAGCGACGATAATAACAATAGATCCTATAAGCACAGAAACTGCAAAAAAATCTGATTACCATATAAAGCCAAAGCCTGGAAGTGATGATGCGCTTGCTATAGGAATCATTAAAAAACTTTTATTCAAAGACAAGTTAGATTATCAATATATAGATAAATATTCTCATAAGGCGAATGAGTTTATTGATTATATTAAAAGCATAGATATGAAAATCATATATGATAGAACTAGTCTTAGTGAAGAAACCTTTGATTTTCTTGCAGATATTTATATCAACTCTCCGTGTGCAACCTATATAGGATATGGAATGCAAAAATACAACAATGGCGGAAACTCAGTTAGACTTATTGATGCTCTTTGTTTTTTAAGCAAAAATATAGGAGTAGAGGGTGCAGGAGCAAATTATGCAAATAGAATTTATCCTTTGCTTTTGAATCTAGATCCTTTTAAGAGTGAAAAATATAAAAAAAATGAAAGGGAATTCTTTGTAAATGAATTTGCTGATTTTATTAAAGCCCAAGTAGAAGAACCTGTTAAGATGGCTATTATTTCTACTGCTAACCCAATGTCTCAATTTGCAGATGTACTTAAGTCTCATCAGGCATTTATATCTATTGATTTTACAGTAACCTTCGATATGTTTATGACAGATACTGCAAATTTATCTGATTTAGTTATACCATGTAGCAATACTCTAGAAACTGAAGATTTGATTTATAGCTCGATGAATTCCCCATATCTCAATTACAATGCTAAGGTAGTAGAACCTGATAATATTTTGATGGATGAATTCGAGTTTATAAAAGCGGTTTCAAAATTGATAGGTATAGATTTTTCAGATATACCAAAGGAAGATTACATTAATGCTGTAATTGAGTCTGTTAAATCACAGGGAGTAACGCTAGAATCTCTAAAGAATGATTATGTAAATTTGCAAGCTAGTAGTGTACCCTATAAGGATTTGATATTTCAAACTCCATCAATGAAATATGAGTTCTATTCAGAAAGAGCTAAAGCTTGGGGATATCCTATGGCAATGCTACAAAAAAATACAGAACTTGCTAAGTATCCATATAGGCTTATTACTCCACACAGAAAAGACTCATTATTTAGCCAACATCTATTCGACTATGAGGGAATACCAGTAGTTTATATATCTGAAAAAATTGCAAACGAAAAAGAACTAAAAAATGAAGATATAGTTATAGTCAGAAATGACAAAGGAAGTATAGAAGCCAAAGTTAGGGTACAAGGTGATGATGAAGTAGTATATATTTATACAGGCTATCACCAAAAACACGGAAATCCAAATATTTTGACCTCTAGCGAGAGCTCTGATATTGGAGGACAAGTCTCTTACCATGAAACATTCATAGATATTGAAATGAAAAAATAG
- a CDS encoding LysR family transcriptional regulator: MNIEYLRFFYEVASVKSISKVANNSHISQPALSQQIHKLEDNLGYKLLDRSNKGVQLTEAGKIVEKYAKNILKVYENMLVDLNDISNNNKAIRIDAFPTMATYALPCTIYMIKEKYSNYNYYLNSDYSQKVESNIINDVCDVGFIEGAPDNNDLFYSSVGRDRMVIVAGKDYDIPDKIAVDELNRFPMILLIEEYKAQKVLEKKLMDLGFDIKKQNVLFSLDSIESIKTLLIKSLGISILPYSSIKKELYLKQLKEIKVFDESLEYDVNIIYKKDKEMDTSVKEFIDFFKKVGEKSFC, translated from the coding sequence ATGAACATTGAATATTTAAGATTTTTTTATGAGGTAGCATCAGTGAAAAGCATATCAAAAGTGGCTAATAATTCACATATTTCACAGCCTGCACTCAGCCAGCAGATACATAAATTGGAGGATAATTTAGGATATAAGCTTTTAGATAGAAGCAATAAAGGAGTTCAATTAACTGAGGCTGGTAAAATTGTTGAAAAATATGCAAAGAATATATTAAAGGTATATGAAAATATGCTAGTAGATTTAAATGATATAAGCAATAACAATAAAGCTATAAGAATAGATGCCTTTCCTACGATGGCAACTTATGCACTTCCATGTACTATATATATGATAAAAGAAAAATACTCGAATTATAATTACTATCTTAATTCCGACTACTCACAGAAGGTTGAAAGCAACATAATAAATGACGTTTGCGATGTGGGATTTATTGAAGGAGCACCTGATAATAATGATTTATTTTATTCCTCAGTTGGTAGAGATAGAATGGTGATTGTTGCAGGAAAAGATTATGATATACCAGATAAAATAGCTGTGGATGAGTTAAATAGGTTTCCAATGATACTTTTAATCGAAGAGTATAAAGCACAAAAAGTATTAGAAAAAAAACTTATGGATTTAGGCTTTGATATAAAAAAACAGAATGTGTTATTTAGTTTAGATTCTATAGAATCTATAAAAACATTATTGATAAAGAGCTTAGGAATATCGATTCTTCCATATAGCTCTATTAAAAAGGAGCTGTATCTTAAACAATTAAAAGAAATTAAAGTTTTTGATGAGAGCTTAGAATATGATGTAAACATAATTTATAAAAAGGATAAAGAGATGGATACAAGCGTAAAAGAGTTTATTGATTTCTTTAAAAAAGTAGGAGAAAAAAGCTTTTGTTAA
- a CDS encoding HpcH/HpaI aldolase/citrate lyase family protein gives MRHYMHLSDSELNKIFYKKPEAFDNTTKKNQLRYALGATLYLPATKYIAPYLLEKRYSHLTSFVMCFENLIEERNINIAEKTLLNTLRTLKMAENENRINKDELPLFFIHVRDPLQFERLYEILIKEKDIISYISGFFLPNFNSNNADAYLSTVKKIRLISEYIYALPIIESKEIISLASRISELITLEKTIFEYRDMILGIRIGGSYINSVLGVNSLEAMSIYDVGITASIIYDIINSFINLSYEDIAIYSSSWDKKITSFQTVSKSSNSFDQNKVIYNHAFTHDPSLDGFIREILLDKLNGCVGKTVVYPNQISIVNALYSVERKDYELALSINSSNEPSLNYGEQINNKIWSNKILSLSKIYGVLNENYSAVDLF, from the coding sequence ATGAGACATTATATGCACTTATCAGATTCTGAACTTAATAAAATTTTCTATAAAAAACCAGAAGCCTTTGATAATACAACAAAGAAAAATCAGTTAAGATATGCTCTAGGCGCAACCTTATACCTTCCAGCAACTAAATATATTGCTCCCTATTTGCTAGAAAAAAGATATTCTCATCTTACATCTTTCGTAATGTGCTTTGAAAATCTAATCGAAGAGAGAAATATTAATATTGCAGAAAAAACTCTGCTCAATACATTAAGGACTTTAAAAATGGCTGAAAATGAAAATCGAATAAATAAAGATGAGCTTCCCTTGTTTTTTATTCACGTTAGGGATCCTTTACAATTCGAAAGACTATATGAAATTTTAATTAAAGAAAAAGACATAATTTCATATATTTCTGGATTTTTTTTGCCAAACTTTAACTCAAATAACGCAGATGCTTATCTAAGTACAGTAAAAAAAATAAGATTGATTTCAGAATATATATATGCACTTCCAATAATAGAAAGCAAAGAAATTATTTCTCTAGCTTCTAGAATATCTGAATTAATTACTCTAGAAAAAACAATATTTGAGTATAGAGATATGATTTTAGGTATAAGAATTGGCGGTTCTTATATTAATTCAGTTCTTGGAGTAAATTCACTTGAAGCAATGTCAATTTATGATGTAGGAATAACAGCTAGTATAATTTACGACATAATAAACAGCTTTATAAATTTAAGTTACGAAGATATAGCAATATACTCATCTTCATGGGATAAAAAAATAACTTCTTTTCAGACTGTTTCAAAAAGCAGCAATTCATTTGACCAAAACAAAGTTATATATAATCATGCCTTTACACATGATCCTTCTCTAGATGGCTTCATAAGGGAGATATTGCTTGATAAATTAAATGGCTGTGTAGGCAAAACAGTCGTTTACCCAAATCAAATATCTATTGTCAACGCTCTTTATAGTGTTGAAAGGAAAGACTATGAGCTTGCTCTTAGTATCAATTCTTCAAACGAACCTTCATTAAATTATGGCGAGCAGATTAATAATAAAATTTGGTCAAATAAAATTCTAAGCTTAAGCAAGATTTACGGCGTTTTAAATGAGAACTATTCTGCAGTAGATTTATTTTAA